A genomic stretch from Desulfurococcaceae archaeon MEX13E-LK6-19 includes:
- a CDS encoding CopG family transcriptional regulator translates to MKKAEEAGFSSFSEFVVFVLEQLVSEEEGGGEVFSEEDEEKVKERLRALGYIE, encoded by the coding sequence ATGAAGAAAGCTGAGGAAGCAGGTTTCAGCAGTTTCAGTGAGTTCGTTGTTTTTGTGTTGGAGCAGCTTGTGAGCGAGGAAGAAGGTGGCGGCGAAGTATTTAGTGAAGAAGACGAGGAGAAGGTCAAGGAGAGACTAAGAGCGCTAGGTTACATAGAGTAA
- a CDS encoding ABC transporter ATP-binding protein, with translation MVLEAVVAEGLGKKYKNGVWGAVDVSFSVREGSIAVLLGPNGAGKTTTIGMLTTILKPTRGRGLVAGYDVVKQVREVRRKIALCPQDVHIDPNWTPWEAVVGYLWARGIPKSDARVYAKKWLEELELWDVRNRVAYSLSGGQRKRIAVAMVLASEADVIFLDEPTAGLDVEGRYKVWKALREAVRDGRTILLTTHDMNEAETVSDKLVLIHKGRVVDEGKTSEIKKKLPYTHKVVLKKPRMKPSIDNDRILELGDTLIIYTNSYREALSIASDSIAESVSIQTVSLEDVYLYIVKNISG, from the coding sequence GTGGTTTTAGAAGCTGTTGTAGCTGAGGGTCTTGGGAAGAAGTATAAGAACGGTGTTTGGGGCGCTGTTGACGTGTCTTTTAGTGTAAGAGAGGGGAGCATAGCGGTACTGCTGGGGCCTAATGGCGCCGGCAAAACTACTACCATAGGCATGCTTACAACAATACTCAAGCCCACTCGTGGACGCGGTCTTGTCGCCGGCTATGACGTGGTGAAACAGGTACGTGAAGTACGTAGGAAGATAGCGTTATGCCCGCAGGATGTACACATAGACCCTAACTGGACTCCATGGGAAGCTGTTGTAGGCTACTTGTGGGCACGCGGGATACCTAAGTCTGATGCTAGAGTCTATGCAAAGAAGTGGCTTGAAGAACTAGAGCTATGGGATGTAAGGAATAGGGTTGCATACTCACTTAGTGGTGGCCAACGCAAGAGAATAGCTGTCGCGATGGTGCTTGCTAGCGAAGCCGATGTAATATTCCTTGATGAGCCTACAGCTGGACTTGATGTCGAAGGGAGGTATAAAGTATGGAAGGCTCTACGAGAAGCTGTTAGGGATGGCAGGACGATACTCCTTACAACACATGATATGAATGAAGCCGAGACTGTTTCTGATAAATTAGTACTTATACATAAGGGTAGAGTAGTTGATGAAGGAAAAACTAGTGAGATCAAGAAGAAGCTACCTTATACGCACAAGGTGGTGTTGAAGAAACCTAGAATGAAACCAAGTATAGATAATGATAGGATTCTCGAGCTAGGAGACACATTGATCATCTATACGAACAGTTATAGAGAAGCATTATCAATAGCTTCTGACTCTATTGCCGAGAGCGTGTCTATACAGACTGTTTCTCTTGAAGACGTCTACCTGTATATTGTGAAGAATATATCGGGGTGA
- a CDS encoding DUF2061 domain-containing protein, which translates to MVLISLKNRFRESNKRSLVKSITYRVYQSFLVTPLIAYFLTQNLVLSLKFSVVEFFVKIPAYYLFERLWALIPHGYKIQTNIDHDR; encoded by the coding sequence GTGGTTCTGATTTCATTGAAGAACAGATTCAGGGAATCAAACAAAAGATCTCTTGTGAAATCAATTACCTATAGGGTTTACCAGAGTTTCCTGGTAACTCCTCTCATAGCTTATTTTCTCACACAGAACCTAGTGTTGTCGCTCAAGTTTAGTGTAGTCGAGTTTTTCGTGAAAATACCTGCATACTACTTGTTTGAACGCTTATGGGCTCTTATTCCTCATGGGTACAAGATCCAGACCAATATAGATCATGATCGTTAA
- a CDS encoding glycosyltransferase yields MPVDIVYLTTWRQDVSAEEIRAKYFKKALVEQGFTVKDYKLKVTRYNKYILYLLRKPPRDLVSLAGKAELIITTSPPLINTIIGHSVAKKYNIPLVVDIRDIWEEYAKTTWRLFTKLNVIDLITKYYYQALEYASAITVTTDKMKEYYSSKLGKEEKIHVVSNGTDPDVIKCIDGERDKDLVYLGNFNNPNQALEFLLHTLPNNDLSLIVIGGGRYLAELKRIAEKEGVSDRVEFVGEVKYSDLPRYLCRARVGVVGRPFIRNPQYLYTIPVKIYDYLAAGLPVAGYGPKGSAYGEFITSNNIGVYVWDNDTKMFSRKLVELVERSDGLRKNARELALRYDRKKWAKVFSEVVASVLSK; encoded by the coding sequence ATGCCTGTAGACATAGTATACTTGACTACGTGGAGACAAGATGTTTCCGCCGAGGAAATCAGGGCAAAGTACTTCAAGAAGGCATTAGTCGAACAAGGCTTTACTGTCAAGGACTATAAACTAAAGGTGACAAGATACAATAAATACATATTATATTTACTAAGGAAACCACCTAGAGACCTTGTTTCTCTTGCAGGAAAAGCCGAGTTAATAATAACAACTTCTCCCCCATTGATAAACACTATCATTGGGCACAGTGTTGCCAAGAAATACAACATACCATTAGTTGTTGATATAAGAGATATCTGGGAGGAATACGCCAAGACCACATGGAGATTATTCACGAAACTCAATGTAATAGACTTGATAACAAAATACTATTATCAAGCACTTGAATACGCTAGCGCCATCACTGTTACAACAGACAAGATGAAGGAATACTATAGCAGCAAACTAGGAAAAGAAGAAAAAATACATGTCGTAAGTAATGGCACCGACCCCGATGTCATAAAGTGCATTGATGGCGAGAGAGATAAAGACCTGGTTTACCTGGGGAATTTCAACAACCCGAATCAAGCTCTCGAATTCCTCTTACATACACTCCCCAATAACGACTTGAGCCTAATAGTTATTGGTGGTGGAAGATACCTAGCTGAGTTAAAGAGAATCGCTGAAAAGGAAGGCGTTAGTGATAGAGTAGAGTTTGTAGGCGAAGTAAAGTATAGTGATTTACCGAGATACTTGTGTAGAGCAAGAGTAGGAGTTGTAGGAAGACCATTCATAAGAAATCCTCAGTATCTGTACACAATACCAGTTAAGATCTATGACTACCTTGCTGCAGGCCTACCTGTCGCTGGCTACGGGCCTAAGGGATCTGCTTATGGAGAGTTTATTACGTCAAATAATATTGGCGTCTATGTATGGGATAACGATACGAAGATGTTTTCTAGGAAACTAGTAGAGCTTGTTGAGAGATCTGACGGGTTGAGAAAGAATGCTAGAGAGCTCGCGCTCAGGTATGATAGAAAGAAGTGGGCTAAAGTATTCTCTGAAGTCGTTGCAAGTGTTTTATCAAAATAG
- a CDS encoding Hsp20/alpha crystallin family protein, which yields MVAYRDDDIGERIRKIVETRIPAIVSVITSSIPKLVDIKGYYGRYYIEEKEDKYRIIVEIPGANKEDIKIYAQPKTIYVQAKNAVETKYLPREYRVKIEVEENIDLENTKAKYINGILIIDAPKKTATREISVE from the coding sequence ATGGTCGCATATAGAGACGACGACATAGGTGAAAGGATAAGGAAAATAGTTGAGACAAGAATCCCGGCGATAGTATCAGTAATAACATCATCTATACCAAAGCTCGTCGACATCAAGGGGTACTATGGCAGGTACTATATTGAAGAAAAAGAGGACAAGTACAGGATCATAGTCGAGATCCCTGGAGCAAACAAGGAGGACATAAAGATCTATGCTCAGCCAAAGACTATCTATGTGCAGGCAAAAAATGCTGTTGAGACAAAGTATCTGCCGAGAGAATACAGAGTGAAAATCGAGGTTGAAGAGAACATTGATCTCGAGAACACCAAGGCCAAGTACATTAACGGCATATTAATCATCGATGCACCAAAGAAGACTGCCACAAGAGAAATCTCTGTGGAGTAA
- a CDS encoding alkaline phosphatase family protein, producing the protein MRKTVVIGLDCAPPRILYDEMKNELEYLGRIVGDGERYVLKSSHPPITIPAWAVMTTGKTPGELGLYGFRHRKPGSYGEIYIANSRLVRHPHIWVELGRLGYHSIVVGVPPSYPPKPIKGYLISDFITPDATKMYTWPPGLKREIEGLVGPYIFDVVYRSHEKDKIVKELWEMTEQHFKVLKYLVKNKKWDFMWFVEIGVDRVHHAFWKYWDKEHPKYEPGNKYEHVIPEYYRFLDKKIGELLQELPKDTLLVVVSDHGAKAMKGAFAVNQWLEEIGFLKLKRKPEKPCTDLKPDMVDWEHTKAWGWGGYYSRIFINIKGREPKGIVPPEKVPDVIAELRDELKKLRGPSGEQWKNMLYTPQELYPVVNGDAPDTLVYLDDLNWRAAGTIGWPTPYLEENDKGPDDAVHDWYGVFTIYDPEGTIESGDKGVIDIVDVKKKILEAMGVKELTKNDNVEN; encoded by the coding sequence TTGAGGAAAACTGTTGTCATAGGTCTTGATTGTGCTCCCCCGAGGATACTTTATGATGAGATGAAAAACGAGCTTGAGTATCTCGGCAGGATCGTTGGTGATGGCGAGAGATATGTGTTGAAGTCAAGCCACCCTCCTATAACTATACCCGCATGGGCTGTTATGACCACCGGGAAGACGCCCGGCGAGCTCGGGCTCTATGGTTTTAGGCATAGGAAACCTGGGTCCTACGGCGAGATCTATATTGCTAACTCTAGGCTAGTACGCCACCCCCATATATGGGTTGAGCTTGGCCGCCTAGGCTACCATAGTATAGTCGTTGGTGTTCCCCCAAGCTATCCGCCCAAGCCGATCAAGGGGTATCTTATAAGCGACTTCATAACACCTGATGCGACAAAAATGTATACGTGGCCTCCAGGCCTCAAAAGGGAGATAGAAGGGCTTGTCGGCCCATACATCTTCGACGTTGTCTATAGGAGCCATGAGAAAGACAAGATTGTCAAGGAACTATGGGAGATGACTGAGCAGCACTTCAAGGTACTAAAGTATCTCGTGAAGAACAAGAAATGGGATTTCATGTGGTTCGTCGAGATAGGTGTTGACCGTGTACATCATGCTTTCTGGAAGTACTGGGACAAAGAACACCCTAAGTATGAGCCTGGTAACAAGTATGAACATGTCATACCGGAGTACTATAGGTTCCTAGACAAGAAGATCGGGGAGCTTCTCCAAGAGCTGCCGAAGGACACTCTCCTAGTAGTAGTCTCGGATCATGGAGCCAAGGCTATGAAGGGTGCTTTCGCTGTAAACCAGTGGCTAGAAGAAATAGGGTTCCTGAAGCTAAAGAGGAAACCAGAGAAACCATGCACCGACTTGAAGCCCGATATGGTTGACTGGGAGCACACCAAGGCATGGGGCTGGGGAGGCTACTACTCTAGGATATTCATAAACATCAAGGGCAGAGAACCCAAGGGCATAGTGCCCCCCGAGAAGGTTCCGGACGTCATAGCAGAACTACGTGACGAGCTGAAGAAGCTGCGTGGACCAAGTGGTGAGCAATGGAAGAACATGCTCTATACACCACAGGAACTCTACCCTGTCGTCAATGGTGATGCACCTGACACACTAGTGTATCTAGACGATCTGAACTGGCGTGCAGCAGGAACAATAGGCTGGCCAACACCTTACCTAGAGGAAAACGATAAAGGCCCCGATGACGCTGTCCATGACTGGTACGGTGTGTTCACAATATATGACCCCGAAGGCACTATTGAGTCAGGCGACAAAGGTGTGATAGACATAGTTGATGTAAAGAAGAAAATACTAGAAGCCATGGGTGTTAAAGAACTCACTAAAAACGATAACGTGGAGAACTAA
- a CDS encoding DUF89 family protein, giving the protein MRTYPPCIQCITDVRLRDIRSAAADPDEAIEKQLELLSVIRNEFVRGGELTMIASRIFYRLTKIMPEVVEHYRIIKRRAIDDSWKMISKYKKLIEGLDGYDKFRLAVKISIAGNAMDTGVAGHEPPKEISEETILSTPITVDHTREIYNLLKEGGHRILWLFDNAGEAVLDTILIGIIREMGNKVVGAAKEDPGFQNDLTISDAEYAGLDKYLDKLISTGYMGSSIHLNRVSNDLLKELKEADIVIAKGMAHFEYLHEIDLGKPTVFLLMPKCDIIALVSGGKKGTYVALLSKPRK; this is encoded by the coding sequence ATGAGAACATACCCGCCATGCATACAATGTATCACCGACGTTAGGCTCCGCGACATCAGATCAGCAGCTGCCGACCCAGATGAAGCTATTGAGAAACAACTTGAGCTATTGAGTGTGATACGCAACGAATTTGTCCGCGGCGGCGAGCTCACTATGATTGCCTCAAGGATTTTCTACAGATTGACAAAAATCATGCCAGAAGTAGTCGAGCACTACAGGATCATTAAGAGGAGAGCTATAGATGACTCATGGAAGATGATAAGTAAGTACAAGAAGCTCATAGAGGGGCTTGACGGGTACGACAAGTTCAGGCTTGCCGTGAAGATCTCCATAGCAGGTAATGCAATGGATACAGGTGTTGCTGGACACGAACCCCCTAAAGAGATCAGTGAAGAAACAATACTCTCAACACCCATAACAGTTGACCACACCAGAGAGATCTATAATCTACTTAAAGAAGGAGGACACAGGATACTTTGGTTGTTTGACAACGCCGGCGAGGCCGTGCTTGATACCATACTCATAGGCATTATAAGAGAAATGGGCAACAAGGTTGTTGGCGCCGCAAAAGAAGACCCAGGATTCCAGAACGATTTAACGATAAGTGATGCCGAGTACGCTGGACTCGACAAGTATCTCGATAAACTAATATCAACAGGATACATGGGGTCAAGTATACACCTAAACAGGGTATCAAATGATCTACTCAAAGAGCTGAAAGAAGCAGACATCGTTATAGCAAAAGGAATGGCTCATTTCGAGTACCTGCATGAAATAGATCTTGGTAAACCTACTGTATTCCTACTGATGCCTAAATGCGATATTATAGCACTCGTATCCGGAGGAAAGAAAGGAACCTATGTTGCCCTCCTGTCTAAACCAAGAAAGTAA
- a CDS encoding alkaline phosphatase family protein yields the protein MVNKRVAIIGLDGVPYNFINLARDLMPNVYMLASKGVHKLLYSILPPYTPPAWTSIATGVNPGKHGVFDFHIVKKTSTGFLSRIATALDVKYPRIHDMLEVHKMKSIVCNLPLTYPPWVAGGKHSIVINDWMAPEIRMHPRELENRYLHYFNKGLEALDLKGSSEESFRIMAERVEHISAGLLELMDNIDWNLLFVVFSEPDWSMHGNTRIVRGDFTPESRRVFQKIDWFVRKVLDYTDNIIIVSDHGFTLCPYIVNPGYILKQHGLASEYKFSETMMLEIKGKKLRVPPTIMRFIRKHKKLKAFMRKLLFKTSSSSSRERRREIPYHETKTIVPDAGIIYVAPGYKDEVKNLLLRDPEIKNVYEPRDLYWGPYVDKAPDLIIEPVHDYCIGTSTQKYITKQASMHSRDGIFILNHDDNNSDAREVLDKLDKLMLWDIVPLALYVLGLPLPNDTDSALLQMLKNISKENYLAKYKLMMKLRRI from the coding sequence TTGGTAAACAAGCGAGTCGCGATAATAGGGCTTGATGGAGTACCTTATAACTTCATTAATTTAGCCAGAGATCTAATGCCTAACGTGTACATGCTTGCCAGTAAGGGAGTACACAAGCTATTGTATTCGATATTACCACCATACACTCCACCCGCCTGGACCAGTATTGCCACAGGTGTTAACCCGGGGAAACATGGGGTATTCGATTTCCACATAGTAAAGAAGACGAGCACGGGATTCTTATCAAGGATAGCTACTGCACTAGATGTAAAGTATCCTCGTATCCACGATATGCTTGAAGTACATAAGATGAAGAGTATAGTCTGTAATTTACCATTAACATACCCTCCATGGGTTGCCGGTGGAAAACATAGTATTGTAATAAATGACTGGATGGCCCCCGAGATAAGAATGCATCCTAGGGAGCTGGAGAACAGGTATCTCCATTATTTTAACAAGGGTTTAGAAGCACTGGACCTGAAGGGTAGTAGTGAAGAATCCTTCAGGATAATGGCTGAAAGAGTAGAACACATATCGGCGGGATTACTGGAGCTAATGGATAATATTGACTGGAATTTATTGTTCGTAGTATTCTCGGAACCCGACTGGAGCATGCATGGTAATACAAGGATTGTTAGAGGAGATTTCACGCCCGAGTCAAGAAGGGTTTTCCAGAAAATAGACTGGTTTGTTAGGAAAGTACTCGACTACACGGACAACATCATCATTGTAAGTGACCACGGTTTTACACTTTGCCCTTACATAGTAAATCCTGGATACATTCTCAAACAGCATGGACTTGCTTCTGAGTACAAGTTTAGTGAAACAATGATGCTAGAGATTAAGGGGAAGAAACTCCGTGTACCACCAACAATAATGAGGTTCATTAGGAAGCATAAGAAGCTGAAAGCGTTTATGAGAAAACTGTTGTTCAAGACGTCGAGTAGTTCTAGTAGAGAACGTAGGAGAGAAATTCCTTATCATGAAACAAAAACTATTGTCCCTGATGCAGGTATAATCTATGTCGCACCCGGGTACAAGGATGAAGTCAAGAATCTTCTCCTAAGAGATCCTGAGATAAAGAACGTGTACGAGCCAAGAGACCTGTATTGGGGGCCCTATGTTGATAAAGCACCTGATTTAATCATAGAGCCTGTTCACGATTATTGTATAGGTACTTCAACACAAAAATACATTACAAAGCAAGCGTCCATGCATAGTAGAGACGGTATCTTCATCCTAAACCATGATGACAACAACAGTGATGCTAGGGAAGTCTTGGATAAACTTGACAAGCTAATGTTATGGGATATAGTTCCACTAGCACTCTATGTTCTCGGGCTACCCTTACCCAATGATACAGATAGTGCCCTCTTACAAATGCTTAAGAATATTAGTAAAGAGAATTATCTAGCGAAATACAAGCTTATGATGAAACTGAGGAGAATATAG
- the sat gene encoding sulfate adenylyltransferase, with product MVSKPHGGRLVDRVVKGKRREHLLEEARELPKIELSFDRAVDVEDIAHGVYSPLEGFLVQEDYLHVLYDMRLSNDIPWTIPIVLDVDPTEIEGVKEGDDVALTYNGNVIAVMKIEEIYGWDKKEYARYVYKTTDPGHPGVAKVYSMKELLIGGPVDLVNSVPNPLDKYVLWPIETRILFREKKWRTIAGFQTRNVPHLGHEYVQKAALTFVDGLFINPLIGWKKPGDYRDEVIFAAYEALIKNYYPKDVVVLAGLRMNMRYAGPREAVHHAIVRKNFGCTHFIVGRDHAGVGDYYKPYEAWEIFQEFPDLGITPLFIREAFYCKKCGGMVNEKICPHSEEHRIRISGTKLRKMLQEGKTPPEYMMRPEVAQAILKFDNPFVT from the coding sequence ATGGTTTCTAAACCTCATGGAGGCCGGCTTGTGGATCGTGTCGTGAAGGGTAAGAGAAGAGAACACCTGCTTGAGGAAGCCCGTGAACTACCCAAGATAGAGTTGTCGTTCGATAGAGCAGTTGATGTAGAGGATATAGCTCATGGAGTCTATAGTCCTCTAGAGGGATTTCTTGTACAGGAAGACTACCTCCACGTACTCTATGATATGAGGCTCAGCAACGATATTCCATGGACTATACCAATAGTCCTCGACGTAGACCCCACCGAGATCGAGGGTGTTAAAGAAGGTGACGATGTAGCACTGACATACAATGGCAACGTGATCGCTGTAATGAAGATCGAGGAGATATACGGGTGGGATAAGAAAGAGTATGCAAGGTATGTCTACAAGACAACAGATCCCGGTCACCCTGGTGTAGCCAAGGTATACAGTATGAAGGAGCTACTGATTGGTGGGCCTGTAGACTTAGTGAATAGTGTTCCGAATCCTCTAGACAAGTACGTGCTATGGCCTATTGAGACACGCATCTTGTTCAGAGAAAAGAAGTGGAGAACAATAGCAGGATTCCAGACAAGAAACGTGCCACACCTAGGGCACGAGTATGTGCAGAAAGCAGCATTGACGTTCGTCGATGGATTGTTCATAAACCCGCTTATAGGCTGGAAGAAGCCTGGCGACTACCGCGACGAAGTCATCTTTGCTGCCTATGAAGCCTTGATCAAGAACTACTACCCCAAGGACGTCGTGGTGCTAGCCGGGCTACGAATGAACATGAGGTATGCTGGGCCCCGTGAAGCAGTACACCACGCTATAGTCCGGAAGAACTTCGGCTGCACGCACTTCATAGTAGGACGAGACCATGCTGGCGTAGGAGACTACTACAAGCCATACGAGGCATGGGAGATCTTCCAGGAATTCCCAGACCTAGGGATAACCCCGCTGTTCATAAGGGAAGCATTCTACTGCAAGAAATGCGGTGGAATGGTCAACGAGAAAATCTGCCCACACAGCGAAGAACACAGGATCAGGATAAGCGGAACAAAGCTAAGGAAAATGCTTCAGGAAGGAAAGACCCCGCCAGAATACATGATGAGACCAGAGGTAGCACAAGCAATACTAAAATTCGACAACCCATTCGTGACATAG
- a CDS encoding S9 family peptidase has protein sequence MTKKLEPKDFSKIVFISSPSIHPREDKVLFVRTRADLDKDKYFSQLWIAELDGEVYPVTRGEKAVCGKWSPDGKTIAFLSDERPGKKENEKGNGLWLVKPGGEPWFIAWFENGVNRYSWFSDSRRILVSSAKGKIHEDVKVIDEIPVWFNGVGYVYGLKPRLYIVYTDNGEVEELQLPIDDKASVIFGEPSPDGKKILYVLRRDNLKPLDNEIHVYDLDTGEDISLLRKPMRVIEAKWSPDGGKIVFRGHHRERGTATHYKVWIVSSREENQDPVLLDNIDRNHGNGMNCDSRGPMCQDDLWWDTSGYIYYPLAVGGEVWLVRTRPGNEPEVIIRGGVVDEFSVSNNRVAYTFMTFDHPNEVYMYIDGRQVKLTGFNDRLVKEWGLRRPEKVVFRASDGVEVEGWVLKPYNSNGGKHPVILEIHGGPKTAYGEGFMYEFHMLASNGFYVVFSNPRGSDGYTQDFADIREHWGERDYMDLMEFMDTILARYSGEVDENRLGVIGGSYGGFMTNWIVTHTKRFKAAVTQRSISLWFTSFGATDIGYYFDVDQIGGYPWQIPGKYWEKSPLRYVENVETPLLIIHSTEDYRCHLVEAIQLFTALKTLGKEAKLVIFPGENHDLSRRGKPKHRAERLKHILEWFKKYLQEQEDKSKTT, from the coding sequence TTGACCAAGAAACTTGAGCCGAAAGATTTCTCTAAGATAGTCTTTATCTCGTCACCAAGTATTCATCCAAGAGAAGACAAGGTATTGTTTGTCAGGACTAGGGCTGATCTCGATAAAGACAAGTATTTTAGCCAGCTATGGATCGCTGAGCTCGACGGCGAAGTATATCCTGTTACTCGTGGCGAGAAAGCTGTTTGTGGTAAATGGAGTCCTGATGGGAAGACTATAGCGTTCTTATCTGATGAAAGACCTGGCAAGAAGGAAAACGAGAAAGGTAATGGTCTATGGCTTGTTAAGCCCGGTGGTGAACCCTGGTTTATAGCGTGGTTTGAGAATGGTGTAAACAGGTATTCCTGGTTTAGTGATTCAAGGAGAATACTTGTCTCTTCAGCTAAAGGGAAGATCCATGAGGATGTCAAGGTAATTGACGAGATACCAGTGTGGTTTAACGGTGTGGGATACGTTTACGGCTTGAAGCCTAGGCTGTACATAGTCTATACTGATAATGGCGAGGTTGAGGAACTACAACTACCTATTGATGACAAGGCTAGTGTTATCTTTGGCGAGCCATCGCCTGACGGCAAGAAGATACTGTATGTGCTGAGGAGAGATAACCTTAAGCCTCTTGACAACGAGATTCATGTATACGATCTCGATACAGGCGAGGACATTAGCCTCCTTAGGAAACCCATGCGTGTTATTGAAGCCAAGTGGAGTCCTGATGGAGGAAAAATCGTCTTCAGGGGACATCACAGGGAGCGGGGTACAGCTACACACTACAAGGTATGGATTGTTTCTTCCCGCGAGGAAAACCAGGATCCTGTTCTCCTGGACAACATTGATAGAAACCATGGTAATGGCATGAACTGTGATAGCCGTGGACCCATGTGCCAGGATGACTTGTGGTGGGATACTAGCGGCTACATCTACTATCCATTGGCTGTTGGAGGAGAAGTATGGCTTGTGAGAACTCGTCCCGGAAACGAGCCCGAGGTGATTATACGTGGAGGTGTTGTAGACGAGTTTAGTGTCTCCAACAACAGGGTAGCATACACGTTCATGACTTTTGATCACCCGAACGAGGTCTACATGTATATTGATGGAAGACAGGTAAAGCTCACTGGGTTTAATGACAGGCTTGTCAAGGAGTGGGGGCTACGTAGACCAGAGAAAGTAGTTTTCCGGGCAAGCGATGGCGTGGAGGTTGAGGGATGGGTTCTAAAACCCTATAATAGCAATGGCGGTAAACACCCAGTGATACTAGAGATCCATGGAGGCCCGAAGACTGCTTATGGAGAAGGCTTTATGTACGAGTTCCACATGCTTGCCAGTAATGGCTTTTACGTAGTGTTCTCGAATCCACGGGGAAGCGATGGATATACTCAGGATTTCGCCGACATCAGGGAGCATTGGGGCGAGAGAGACTATATGGACCTCATGGAGTTCATGGACACTATTCTAGCTAGGTATAGTGGTGAAGTTGATGAGAATAGACTTGGCGTTATAGGTGGGAGCTACGGCGGGTTCATGACAAACTGGATTGTCACACATACAAAGAGATTCAAAGCAGCCGTAACACAGCGAAGCATAAGCCTCTGGTTCACTAGCTTCGGAGCCACAGACATAGGCTACTACTTCGACGTTGACCAGATCGGGGGTTATCCATGGCAGATACCAGGCAAGTACTGGGAGAAAAGCCCTCTCCGGTACGTAGAGAACGTGGAAACACCGCTACTGATAATCCATAGCACAGAAGACTACCGCTGCCATCTCGTAGAAGCAATACAGTTATTCACAGCACTAAAAACACTAGGGAAAGAAGCAAAACTAGTAATCTTCCCCGGAGAAAACCACGATCTATCCCGTCGAGGCAAACCAAAGCACAGAGCCGAGAGACTAAAACACATACTAGAATGGTTCAAGAAATACCTTCAAGAACAAGAAGACAAAAGCAAGACCACATAG